One Oncorhynchus clarkii lewisi isolate Uvic-CL-2024 chromosome 31, UVic_Ocla_1.0, whole genome shotgun sequence DNA segment encodes these proteins:
- the LOC139390454 gene encoding protocadherin beta-16-like yields the protein MSDRTMTRQVLLFISVLSLSSVHGQVSYSIPEEMAKGSLVGNIGQDLGLDIKRLISGKARVYTGDSAEYIELNKERGVLLIKERIDRESLCGQTTPCALHFQIILENPMEFFSITVEITDINDNAPSFEKNEMKFKISESAVTGAKFLLERAMDSDVGVNGLQSYSLTQTDHFAIKLKDQPDGGKMVEMVLQKPLDREKEEEISLVLTATDGGDYQMSGTAQIHITVLDANDNAPVFTQPIYKATITENAPKGSVVAAVSAFDADKGAHSKITYSISNTIADVRDIFEINEFDGHLKVKENVDYEKARHYQIHVQASDDGGLTDSCKIILDVIDINDNKPAINIMSKTNVITEDSIPGTVVTMINVQDPDSGENGQVQCSINDNIPFTIKSTTNNFFTLVTDSDLDRERASEYNISVTCSDEGVPSLSSSVTLTLQISDVNDNAPVFERSSYEAYIIENNTPGLSIFTVKARDADWNQNARVSYILEDSSVNGVPVSSYVSVSADSGVIHSVRSFDYEQIKDFQFRVKAQDGGSPPLSSNVTVKIMIQDQNDNTPQVLYPVQTSSSLVAEMVPRSADVGYLVTKVVAVDVDSGQNAWLSYKLQKATDRALFEVGLQNGEIRTIRQVTDKDAVKQRLTVVVEDNGQPSRSATVNVNVAVADSFPEVLSEFTDFTHDKDYNDNLTFYLVLALAVVSFLFIVSIIAILSVKCYRWRREQMFYKSNGNLPVIPYYPPLYADVGGTGTMRQVYNYDVSGTTDSRKSDMKYVRPYSQSIISLDGTQTLPHAQRDKRINDDSDSQVSMKNRLSYPQNNYDVTVFGVMTLF from the coding sequence ATGTCGGACAGAACAATGACACGGCAAGTACTGTTGTTTATCTCGGTCCTCTCTCTCAGTTCAGTACACGGGCAGGTCAGTTACTCCATTCCCGAGGAAATGGCGAAAGGCTCTTTAGTCGGTAACATAGGGCAGGATCTGGGTTTAGATATAAAAAGATTGATATCAGGTAAAGCTCGTGTTTATACTGGAGACAGCGCAGAGTACATCGAGCTGAATAAAGAAAGGGGAGTTCTCCTCATCAAAGAGAGAATAGACCGTGAATCACTCTGCGGACAGACGACGCCTTGCGCTTTACATTTTCAGATTATTCTAGAGAACCCGATGGAATTTTTTAGTATTACGGTTGAAATAACAGATATTAATGATAATGCGCCCAGTTTCgaaaaaaatgaaatgaaattcAAAATCAGTGAGTCTGCTGTGACAGGGGCTAAATTCTTATTAGAGAGGGCGATGGATTCTGATGTTGGCGTTAACGGCCTACAGAGCTATTCCCTTACGCAAACCGACCATTTTGCCATAAAACTAAAAGATCAGCCAGATGGAGGGAAAATGGTTGAAATGGTTCTACAGAAGCCTCTCGATCGAGAAAAAGAGGAGGAAATTTCCCTTGTATTAACAGCTACTGATGGAGGCGATTATCAGATGTCTGGGACTGCACAGATCCATATCACTGTGCTGGACGCCAACGACAATGCCCCTGTCTTTACACAGCCAATATACAAGGCTACCATTACTGAGAATGCCCCTAAAGGATCAGTTGTAGCTGCAGTAAGCGCATTTGACGCTGATAAAGGCGCACATTCTAAGATAACATATTCAATTTCAAACACAATTGCTGATGTGCGAGACAtttttgaaataaatgaattcGACGGACATTTGAAAGTAAAAGAAAATGTTGATTATGAAAAGGCCCGTCACTATCAGATACATGTTCAGGCCAGTGATGACGGTGGGCTGACTGATTCGTGTAAAATAATTCTTGACGTCATTGATATAAATGACAACAAACCAGCTATTAATATTATGTCCAAGACTAATGTCATAACAGAAGATTCTATACCCGGTACTGTAGTAACTATGATTAATGTACAAGACCCAGACTCAGGTGAAAATGGTCAAGTTCAGTGTTCGATAAACGACAATATTCCATTTACAATTAAATCAACGACGAATAATTTCTTTACTTTAGTAACAGACAGTGACTTGGATCGAGAGAGAGCCTCCGAGTATAACATCAGTGTGACGTGCTCTGATGAGGGAGTGCCCTCGCTCTCCAGCAGCGTCACTCTCACCTTACAGATATCAGATGTGAATGACAACGCGCCTGTCTTTGAGAGGAGCTCATATGAGGCCTACATTATAGAGAACAACACACCGGGCCTCTCTATATTCACAGTGAAAGCCAGAGACGCTGACTGGAACCAGAATGCCCGTGTTTCTTACATACTGGAGGACTCCTCGGTTAACGGAGTGCCCGTCTCCTCATATGTGTCCGTTAGTGCTGATAGTGGAGTCATCCATTCAGTGCGCTCTTTTGACTACGAGCAGATCAAGGATTTCCAGTTCCGTGTAAAAGCGCAGGATGgaggctctcctcctctcagtagcAATGTGACTGTGAAAATAATGATCCAGGACCAGAATGACAACACGCCTCAGGTTCTGTATCCAGTCCAGACTAGCAGCTCTCTGGTGGCTGAAATGGTGCCTCGTTCAGCAGATGTGGGATATCTTGTCACTAAAGTGGTGGCTGTTGATGTGGACTCTGGACAGAATGCCTGGCTCTCGTATAAACTGCAGAAAGCGACAGACAGGGCGCTGTTTGAAGTGGGTTTACAGAATGGAGAAATAAGAACTATACGCCAAGTCACTGATAAAGATGCTGTGAAACAAAGGCTCACTGTTGTAGTGGAGGACAACGGGCAGCCCTCTCGTTCAGCTACAGTCAATGTTAACGTGGCGGTGGCCGACAGCTTCCCTGAAGTGCTCTCGGAGTTCACTGACTTTACGCACGACAAAGACTACAATGACAACCTGACTTTTTACTTAGTCTTGGCTTTAGCTGTAGTCTCCTTTCTCTTTATCGTATCCATCATAGCCATACTGTCAGTGAAATGCTACAGATGGAGACGCGAGCAAATGTTTTACAAATCTAATGGGAATCTCCCAGTTATTCCATACTACCCGCCCCTTTACGCAGACGTAggaggcacagggactatgagacAGGTGTATAATTACGATGTGTCTGGAACGACTGACTCCAGAAAGAGTGATATGAAATAcgtcagaccttacagtcagagcaTCATTAGTCTGGACGGAACACAGACACTCCCCCATGCTCAGAGGGACAAACGGATCAATGACGATTCAGACAGTCAGGTGAGCATGAAAAATCGTCTCTCATACCCTCAGAATAATTATGACGTCACCGTTTTTGGTGTCATGACCTTATTCTGA